In a genomic window of Zingiber officinale cultivar Zhangliang chromosome 9B, Zo_v1.1, whole genome shotgun sequence:
- the LOC122024872 gene encoding formin-like protein 1: protein MPSPFHNRRALHVPFFPAPPPSSSSPFPKYPSASSSSSASSSSSSSASQPQQGFFPAYLAPPPPALPIFPANLSSLIFPASHSAPPRRGPATHLLLLPALLLPLLVLALAAAFFLRRIRPARGFDARSDSLRLFQPDIAHPKPPPASSEFLYLGTLVDSRGHQNHPHSSSADAGLQVGPSAPLSKTGSPELRPLPPLSRQIPQGYGNADGGSSPAEEFYSPKVPSSLGNTSPPATVEKCGSAISTVSSISATLLSPSPPTIPSPPFGLSPSNSSGRSLKTMTERNLAPGGVGFLYPPLPSPPPLRPMTPSPPKRKRASLPSPFTDKKKEFDGKIKTFDFSYPNPVESLYDNDFTHSHFATNAPSVPPQRQIPTPPPPPPPPPRPSRPYCFRDGPVRKLKDLQRPDLVPDKKVRNPSAFEESSKNAKDEEIPRPKLKPLLWDKVRASSDRTMVWDQLRSSSFQVNEEMIETLFIRNVTSSATEEMNKGRVLFPLTQENNVLDPKKSQNIAILLRALNVTKEEVCEALLEGNADSLGTELLETLLKMAPNKEEEHKLKEFKEDSVIKLGSAEKFLRAVIEIPFAFKRVEAMLYIANFDSEVNFLKKSFETLETACEELRSSRLFLKLLEAVLKTGNRMNVGTNRGDAHAFKLDTLLKLVDIKGTDGKTTLLHFVVQEITRAECSRLCGTKSLTAKIQTLQSDHECAKLGLQVVAGLGGELSNVKKAAAMDSDVLSGYVAKLAGGIGKITDVLRLNEASAQSGQHRRFNDAMTDFLNKTENEIIKLQDQESMALSLVRELTEYFHGDSAKEEAHPFRIFMVVRDFLVILDQVCKEVGRINDHGLINSTRQHSVPIHSSLPPVFPRFHALRQESSDEEV, encoded by the exons ATGCCGTCGCCATTCCACAACCGCAGAGCTCTCCACGTTCCATTCTTCCCCGCGccgcctccttcttcctcctcgccCTTCCCCAAATACCCTTccgcttcctcttcctcttcggcTTCTTCGTCGTCTTCGTCTTCGGCGTCGCAACCGCAGCAGGGCTTCTTCCCGGCCTACCTCGCCCCTCCTCCGCCCGCACTCCCCATCTTCCCCGCTAACCTTTCTTCGCTCATCTTCCCGGCCTCCCACTCCGCCCCACCCCGCCGGGGCCCGGCCacccacctcctcctcctccccgcGCTTCTCCTCCCCCTCCTTGTGCTTGCCCTCGCCGCCGCGTTTTTTCTCCGCCGAATCCGCCCAGCGCGAGGCTTTGACGCCCGCTCCGACTCGCTTCGCCTGTTTCAGCCCGACATCGCCCACCCAAAGCCCCCTCCTGCTTCCTCTGAGTTCTTGTATCTCGGCACCCTCGTCGACTCTCGCGGTCACCAAAACCACCCCCACTCCTCTTCCGCCGACGCCGGCCTGCAGGTGGGCCCGTCGGCTCCGCTTTCCAAGACTGGGTCGCCTGAGCTTCGCCCGCTTCCGCCTCTGTCACGACAGATCCCGCAGGGGTACGGGAATGCTGACGGTGGCAGCTCGCCGGCGGAGGAGTTCTACTCGCCGAAGGTGCCTTCGAGCCTCGGGAATACGTCACCTCCGGCCACCGTAGAGAAATGCGGATCGGCGATCAGCACTGTGTCCTCGATTTCGGCGACATTGCTTTCACCGTCACCGCCGACGATTCCGTCTCCGCCGTTCGGGTTGAGCCCTTCGAATTCTAGCGGCAGATCGCTCAAGACCATGACTGAGAGGAACTTGGCTCCAGGAGGCGTTGGATTTCTATACCCGCCACTGCCTTCTCCGCCTCCTCTCCGGCCAATGACCCCTTCACCTCCGAAGCGAAAGCGCGCTTCGCTACCTTCTCCATTTACAGACAAGAAAAAGGAATTTGATGGGAaaataaagacatttgatttCTCTTACCCAAATCCAGTGGAATCGTTATATGATAACGACTTCACTCACAGCCATTTCGCTACTAACGCTCCATCTGTACCGCCGCAACGACAAATTCCGACACCGccgcctccacctcctccacctccGCGGCCATCTCGACCTTATTGTTTTCGGGATGGTCCTGTCAGGAAACTGAAGGATTTACAGCGACCAGATCTTGTACCGGATAAGAAGGTCAGGAATCCGTCAGCGTTCGAAGAATCATCGAAGAATGCGAAGGATGAGGAGATTCCTCGACCAAAGCTGAAGCCTTTGCTCTGGGACAAGGTCCGAGCAAGCTCGGATCGAACAATGGTGTGGGATCAGCTGCGGTCGAGCTCATTCCA AGTGAATGAGGAGATGATCGAGACGCTATTCATCCGCAATGTGACCAGCTCGGCGACGGAGGAGATGAACAAGGGGCGCGTCCTTTTCCCGCTGACTCAAGAGAACAATGTCCTCGATCCTAAGAAGTCTCAGAACATTGCTATTCTTCTTAGGGCTTTGAATGTGACTAAAGAGGAAGTCTGTGAAGCCCTATTAGAAG GGAATGCAGATAGTTTGGGAACTGAACTGCTGGAGACCTTGTTAAAGATGGCTCCTAACAAAGAAGAAGAACATAAACTGAAAGAATTCAAAGAGGACTCAGTTATTAAGCTTGGTTCAGCAGAAAAGTTTCTCAGAGCAGTGATTGAAATTCCATTTGCATTTAAGAGGGTTGAGGCCATGCTTTATATTGCCAACTTTGATTCAGAGGTCAATTTTCTCAAGAAATCTTTTGAAACTCTCGAG ACTGCTTGTGAAGAGCTGAGGAGCAGCAGACTGTTTCTCAAGCTTCTAGAGGCTGTCCTAAAAACTGGGAACCGCATGAATGTTGGTACAAATCGTGGTGATGCACATGCCTTCAAGCTTGACACACTGCTCAAATTAGTGGATATCAAAGGCACTGATGGAAAGACTACACTCCTACACTTTGTTGTGCAAGAAATCACGAGAGCCGAATGCTCTCGCCTTTGTGGCACCAAAAGCCTCACTGCCAAAATCCAGACTCTTCAATCCGACCATGAATGTGCGAAGCTTGGTCTCCAAGTTGTTGCTGGCTTGGGAGGCGAGCTCAGCAATGTGAAGAAAGCAGCTGCCATGGACTCTGATGTGCTCAGTGGTTATGTCGCAAAACTTGCTGGCGGAATTGGAAAGATCACTGACGTCCTAAGATTGAACGAAGCATCAGCCCAATCTGGACAACACCGTAGGTTCAACGATGCCATGACTGACTTCCTAAACAAGACCGAGAATGAGATCATAAAGCTGCAAGATCAAGAGAGCATGGCGCTGTCCCTCGTCAGGGAATTGACTGAGTACTTCCATGGAGACTCAGCCAAAGAAGAAGCTCATCCTTTTAGAATTTTCATGGTAGTTAGAGATTTCCTTGTTATTCTCGATCAAGTATGCAAAGAGGTTGGAAGGATCAATGACCATGGCCTCATCAACTCAACAAGGCAGCATTCTGTGCCAATCCACTCAAGCCTACCTCCAGTGTTCCCAAGGTTCCATGCTTTGAGACAAGAAAGTTCTGATGAAGAGGTGTAA